A single window of Metallosphaera hakonensis JCM 8857 = DSM 7519 DNA harbors:
- a CDS encoding YeeE/YedE family protein, translated as MILQPVFSESWAIIFGLFGLSGFILGWVAQRGNYCFVNAMTSIFTTKSFERFGALLILFGLTALGTGLLVAFGLIPPVDQYFNNYFAGWYILVGSFIFGFGAALAGGCNLSMLYRASSGYVQNWIELFGMMIGTYVFAVAIWPFQSYTMENGIFSTSSGGYVEYLPYVLFHSVSDMSVYLTTMIVGLPLLFLGIYLQMRTRGKWNRGTAGMGGLGMKAVGAKALPGVPGPTPSSIPSNLRLKQDVKDMLLLRKPYGTNLSTVILALDMILVFIVGAGYTFNYLVITSSDGGRFFEYILMPLGINLFTNTPWFNSSLPIVDPSTLMVVMLCVGAFAASYLSGDFKIRIPRDRKRLAIGFVGGMLVGIGVRMALGCNVGLMWTNFGQLGYDGYIFLGGMLAGVFLAVKVQEKL; from the coding sequence ATGATACTTCAACCAGTTTTTTCTGAATCTTGGGCAATCATATTTGGCCTCTTTGGCTTGAGCGGATTCATTTTAGGCTGGGTAGCCCAGAGAGGGAATTACTGTTTCGTAAACGCAATGACCTCGATTTTCACCACCAAGAGTTTCGAGAGATTCGGTGCCCTATTGATTCTGTTTGGTTTAACAGCTCTAGGTACTGGACTCTTGGTGGCCTTTGGACTGATCCCTCCAGTAGATCAGTATTTCAACAATTACTTTGCCGGATGGTACATTCTTGTGGGTTCCTTTATTTTCGGTTTCGGTGCTGCATTGGCAGGGGGATGCAATCTATCCATGTTATATAGGGCCAGTAGCGGATACGTCCAGAACTGGATAGAGCTCTTTGGAATGATGATTGGCACTTACGTTTTCGCCGTGGCCATATGGCCATTCCAATCCTATACCATGGAGAACGGTATATTCTCAACCAGTTCAGGGGGTTACGTGGAATATCTCCCGTACGTTCTCTTCCATTCAGTGTCGGACATGTCAGTTTACCTAACCACCATGATAGTGGGTCTACCTCTTCTCTTCCTGGGAATATACCTTCAAATGAGGACGAGGGGAAAGTGGAACAGAGGCACTGCAGGGATGGGAGGATTGGGAATGAAGGCGGTTGGAGCCAAGGCATTACCGGGAGTACCTGGGCCTACACCTTCATCTATCCCCTCTAACCTCAGGTTAAAGCAAGACGTTAAGGATATGCTCCTTCTGAGAAAGCCCTACGGGACGAACCTCTCTACAGTAATACTGGCACTGGATATGATCTTAGTCTTCATAGTGGGAGCTGGATACACGTTCAACTACCTCGTAATTACTTCCTCCGATGGGGGAAGGTTCTTTGAGTATATATTGATGCCATTGGGAATAAACCTGTTCACCAACACCCCATGGTTCAACAGTTCGCTTCCTATTGTGGACCCAAGCACCTTAATGGTGGTAATGCTTTGCGTTGGAGCTTTCGCCGCCTCCTATTTGAGCGGAGACTTCAAGATAAGGATACCTAGGGATAGGAAGAGGTTAGCCATAGGCTTCGTGGGAGGAATGCTCGTGGGAATAGGGGTTAGGATGGCACTGGGTTGCAACGTTGGGCTCATGTGGACTAACTTTGGCCAGCTGGGATATGACGGATATATCTTCCTGGGAGGTATGTTAGCTGGGGTCTTCCTAGCTGTCAAAGTTCAGGAGAAATTATGA
- a CDS encoding sulfurtransferase TusA family protein — protein MSSEPLKIKEPDDQLDVIGESCPVPEMMASKKLKKMKAGQVLEVITDHQPAIDVTLPSLCKNMGYPYVVLKDGDVYRFRILKVG, from the coding sequence ATGTCCTCCGAACCCCTAAAGATCAAGGAACCGGACGATCAGTTGGACGTGATAGGTGAATCATGCCCCGTACCTGAGATGATGGCCAGCAAGAAATTAAAGAAAATGAAGGCAGGTCAAGTCCTTGAAGTTATTACAGACCACCAACCGGCAATTGACGTAACCCTACCCTCGCTCTGCAAGAACATGGGGTATCCCTACGTTGTGCTGAAGGACGGAGATGTGTACAGGTTCAGGATACTCAAGGTGGGATAA
- a CDS encoding TQO small subunit DoxD encodes MKSLRDNLDLERLILRIAVASIWIDAGVFNKLLNPGFLNPGSTSYIGFTVQYLAEGSPIRGFLYTVVFPHVYTVGVLVMIGEISFGVLTLLGLMSRLASTVALYTNLIYFLSAYWTGTEEYGINLLLMLLNLYIVMKGPGQFSLDGVISPRLRIVGKSLPWVVLGSAIYLVVILYLLIY; translated from the coding sequence ATGAAGTCCCTCAGAGATAACCTCGATCTAGAAAGGTTAATTCTAAGGATAGCAGTAGCCTCAATATGGATTGACGCAGGTGTTTTCAACAAGTTATTGAACCCTGGATTTCTAAATCCAGGTTCGACCTCCTACATTGGTTTCACTGTTCAATACTTAGCTGAGGGATCTCCTATCAGGGGGTTCCTATACACTGTGGTATTCCCTCACGTCTACACTGTGGGCGTTTTAGTGATGATAGGGGAAATCAGCTTTGGCGTTCTTACCCTCCTTGGTCTGATGTCCAGGTTGGCTAGCACGGTTGCACTGTACACTAACCTGATCTATTTTCTCTCAGCCTATTGGACAGGAACCGAGGAATATGGCATAAACCTGCTTCTCATGCTATTGAACCTCTACATAGTAATGAAGGGACCCGGACAGTTCTCGTTGGACGGCGTTATTTCCCCTAGGTTGAGGATAGTGGGAAAGTCTCTTCCCTGGGTTGTACTGGGCTCTGCTATCTACCTTGTGGTTATACTTTACCTTCTAATTTACTAA
- a CDS encoding YncE family protein encodes MNYKVLLIVGIVVILLVGIGAAYIMMRSTSTGTSTTPTTTTTTPTTTQNTTTTTSTPNNNFYFLALTQKGIAQVLNPFSSSQSFLGFQRVENISTSIPVQVYYWEEVPAGVTLKYIFMPLNNGTIYAINATNFKVVKTFQVGSSVGFIGVAISPNGQYAAVADGPSGEVEVISTQTLQVAWSQKFVSPTGKTFYPCDVRWTPDSSSLVIPMRFNNSIDLISASNGSILVVKPTSLGSQPYMVSPNEQGTMVAVEFAGNNSVGFYSLPSLQYMGMVQMPKGLTPQRGVFTPNGQYYLEAPSNNDTVVVISTSNFQISKEIALPQITPAGLADIELTPGGSYAYVVLHGSVSSGGMIVLISLSSLSVSYTLPLTTAPAIVIPITQSMGTYLVNDVMLPPVTGLHC; translated from the coding sequence ATGAACTATAAAGTTCTTTTAATAGTAGGGATAGTTGTAATCCTTCTCGTAGGGATCGGTGCTGCCTATATCATGATGAGAAGTACTTCAACTGGTACAAGCACTACACCAACTACCACCACTACAACACCTACCACGACTCAAAACACTACGACCACAACCTCCACACCCAACAACAACTTCTATTTCCTGGCACTGACCCAGAAGGGAATAGCTCAGGTACTTAATCCATTTAGTTCCAGTCAGAGCTTCTTAGGGTTTCAGAGGGTCGAAAACATTTCCACCAGTATTCCCGTTCAGGTTTATTATTGGGAGGAAGTGCCAGCAGGGGTTACCTTGAAGTACATATTCATGCCTCTCAATAATGGGACCATATACGCTATAAATGCTACCAACTTCAAGGTCGTAAAGACTTTTCAAGTGGGTTCATCCGTGGGTTTCATTGGGGTAGCCATTTCACCAAACGGGCAGTACGCAGCCGTAGCCGACGGTCCATCAGGTGAAGTGGAAGTCATAAGCACTCAGACGCTACAAGTAGCCTGGTCTCAGAAGTTTGTGTCCCCCACCGGTAAGACATTTTACCCATGCGACGTTAGATGGACTCCCGACAGTTCAAGCCTAGTTATACCAATGAGGTTCAACAATAGTATAGACCTAATAAGCGCCTCAAATGGTTCGATCTTGGTGGTGAAACCAACATCTTTAGGATCACAACCATACATGGTATCCCCCAACGAGCAGGGCACAATGGTTGCGGTGGAGTTTGCCGGAAATAATTCCGTAGGGTTCTATTCTCTACCCAGCCTTCAATACATGGGTATGGTTCAAATGCCCAAGGGTTTAACCCCACAGAGAGGCGTCTTTACGCCTAACGGTCAATACTACTTGGAGGCCCCCAGCAATAACGATACAGTCGTGGTAATATCAACTTCCAACTTCCAGATTAGCAAGGAAATAGCTTTACCGCAAATCACCCCAGCAGGTCTAGCAGACATCGAATTAACTCCGGGAGGTAGTTACGCATACGTAGTCCTTCACGGTAGTGTGAGTTCCGGTGGAATGATAGTCCTTATATCCCTATCTTCTCTTTCGGTCTCATATACGTTACCGCTGACCACAGCACCTGCAATAGTTATTCCCATAACCCAGAGCATGGGAACATACCTAGTTAACGACGTAATGTTACCTCCAGTTACTGGACTTCACTGCTAA
- a CDS encoding DsrE family protein — protein MKKVAYIVESNLGSYILGQMIVPQLEEGRHGVEVKGMFFIHDNVYIPMVGNPLGERLEKLAEKGIYLQACDQCVYMRNLADKLIPSCKIGCFPDFYRAVIDQVDLVITI, from the coding sequence TTGAAGAAAGTAGCGTACATAGTTGAGTCCAATTTAGGGTCGTATATCTTAGGGCAAATGATAGTGCCCCAATTGGAAGAGGGAAGACATGGAGTGGAGGTGAAGGGGATGTTCTTCATCCATGATAACGTCTACATACCCATGGTGGGAAACCCGCTTGGAGAAAGACTCGAAAAGCTAGCCGAAAAAGGGATATACTTGCAGGCGTGTGATCAATGTGTTTACATGAGGAATTTGGCTGATAAGCTTATTCCGTCATGTAAAATAGGCTGCTTCCCAGATTTCTACAGGGCAGTGATTGATCAGGTAGACCTAGTTATAACTATTTAA
- a CDS encoding MFS transporter: MSLGLGNFSDGYDLLIISGVLGQIAKTLSLNALQVGTLVSSAFIGSVVGALVIGLLSDYLGRKTLFLLSGLLFIVGSVISVLPSYFLLLLGRVIVGLAIGGEIPTSATLIAELMGFSRARVMSLNFTSWAIGGISALLISIPLSSVGYRPILLSGALPSILLLILNRKMRESPLWLERRRSESKMNWRILPLGFQQFLLTMALASLAAYVPSYLHITTETSGVILWASFGTGSLSALVMLDKMGRKPVTCIGCGSCTLSLLSFNALPLTLFLFWLWFSAGIVFASTFTTLAELTETPIRGREVGLGFFSGRLGGALGTLIFPLILYDMPTFFITLGALLGIISITLSVYLMETRGTELR; the protein is encoded by the coding sequence ATGTCTTTAGGACTGGGGAACTTCTCCGACGGTTATGATCTACTAATAATTAGTGGTGTCTTGGGTCAAATAGCTAAAACACTATCTCTTAACGCTCTTCAGGTGGGAACACTAGTATCATCGGCTTTCATAGGATCGGTTGTTGGGGCACTGGTGATAGGCCTCTTGAGCGATTACTTAGGAAGAAAGACGTTATTCCTGTTGTCAGGGCTACTTTTCATAGTGGGAAGCGTAATAAGCGTTCTACCCTCGTACTTCCTTCTGCTCCTGGGAAGGGTGATCGTAGGGCTAGCTATAGGTGGTGAGATACCCACCTCAGCCACCTTAATAGCCGAGCTTATGGGATTCAGCAGAGCTAGGGTTATGTCGCTAAACTTTACATCTTGGGCCATAGGAGGGATTTCCGCCCTCCTCATCTCTATCCCTCTTTCCAGTGTGGGCTATAGGCCAATACTGTTGTCAGGAGCCCTCCCATCTATACTCCTCCTGATCTTAAATAGAAAAATGCGAGAGAGTCCCCTATGGCTAGAGAGGAGGCGGTCAGAATCAAAGATGAACTGGAGGATACTCCCACTTGGGTTCCAGCAATTCCTATTGACCATGGCGTTGGCCTCATTGGCGGCTTATGTTCCATCTTACCTCCATATAACAACTGAGACGTCAGGAGTGATACTCTGGGCCTCATTTGGTACGGGGTCACTCTCAGCCTTAGTTATGCTTGATAAGATGGGCCGGAAGCCCGTGACCTGCATAGGCTGTGGATCATGTACGCTATCCCTCTTAAGTTTTAATGCGCTCCCATTAACGCTGTTTCTCTTCTGGCTATGGTTCTCCGCAGGAATAGTTTTCGCATCCACCTTTACCACACTGGCAGAACTCACTGAGACTCCTATCAGAGGGAGGGAGGTCGGTCTGGGATTCTTCTCAGGCAGATTAGGCGGGGCTTTAGGCACGTTAATATTTCCCTTGATATTATATGATATGCCAACCTTTTTCATTACTTTAGGCGCGCTGCTAGGGATAATCTCCATTACCCTGAGCGTCTACTTAATGGAGACGAGAGGAACGGAACTACGATGA
- a CDS encoding sulfurtransferase TusA family protein, whose translation MESSAVLRIKTCASLLNVEKYHRLYMLADVRRLNWGYSAKLKLGKISFPVLVKAGKNSLDIVEEEGKFRVHLELVGEKDLHVTIRIEASNEVVRSSLEEGISRNLKEYAESICKFSKEKTPETPMITSFMKPFVRKVLDVRGEECPVPEIAAKKELTKMRPGEELEVLVDHPAAVDVTLPEVAKLMNCKYEMFNMGDYVSFIMLKLGDPVSNVRYVEALKTRQGIPELMKDMGFMAFLYSVFDKIVKQVPVDGLSPELLRFDGLSLVSSASIGRGWLLVALVEDEKILGVMLVMREQRLWNEDAISHLNKVKGIGNVFYLKS comes from the coding sequence GTGGAAAGTTCTGCCGTATTAAGGATCAAGACTTGTGCCTCTCTACTTAACGTAGAGAAATATCATAGACTTTACATGCTCGCCGACGTCAGGAGACTCAATTGGGGGTACTCGGCTAAGCTAAAGCTCGGTAAGATCTCCTTTCCAGTCCTAGTTAAGGCTGGGAAGAACTCCCTTGATATAGTTGAAGAGGAGGGGAAATTTAGGGTTCATCTGGAGCTAGTGGGAGAGAAGGACCTTCATGTGACAATAAGGATCGAGGCATCCAATGAAGTCGTGAGATCGTCATTAGAGGAGGGAATTTCAAGGAATCTTAAAGAGTATGCGGAGTCGATCTGTAAATTCTCGAAAGAGAAGACACCAGAAACGCCAATGATAACCTCTTTTATGAAGCCCTTCGTGAGGAAAGTCCTTGATGTTAGAGGGGAAGAGTGCCCCGTACCTGAAATCGCTGCTAAAAAGGAGCTCACTAAAATGAGACCAGGCGAAGAGCTTGAAGTTTTAGTGGATCATCCAGCTGCAGTTGACGTAACTCTACCTGAAGTTGCTAAGCTGATGAACTGTAAATACGAGATGTTTAACATGGGCGATTACGTCTCCTTTATTATGCTTAAACTAGGAGATCCAGTCTCAAACGTTAGATATGTTGAGGCCCTAAAGACCAGACAAGGAATTCCAGAACTAATGAAGGACATGGGCTTCATGGCATTTTTATATTCTGTCTTCGATAAAATAGTGAAGCAAGTCCCGGTGGACGGCTTATCTCCTGAACTTTTAAGGTTTGATGGTCTCTCCCTCGTTTCCTCTGCATCCATTGGTAGAGGATGGCTGTTGGTGGCCCTTGTTGAGGATGAGAAGATCCTGGGAGTTATGCTAGTAATGAGAGAACAGAGGCTTTGGAACGAGGACGCCATCTCACATCTAAACAAAGTGAAGGGGATTGGAAACGTGTTCTATCTAAAATCATGA
- a CDS encoding HpcH/HpaI aldolase/citrate lyase family protein: MKRRSQLYVPAISEKMIVKSLEIPADSIIFDLEDSVPMEQKDSAREVLRKALSTYSWKGKELCVRINQLTTKDGLKDLLYVSDIPVDTVLIPKAEGSLSFIFKSTGKKVEPIVETPRGLVEIEHLVRSDGVTAISYGAADLSLYTQGQVKGYEGNIYVMTRIATTARAYDVEPVDKVYFDLKNSDGFKNEAQLAKSLGFSGKQVIHPSQVDLANQVFSPSGEELQWYQEVVKNYEMAMKEGRGAIRLRDQLVDQVHYRIAKKFLEDYKS, encoded by the coding sequence ATGAAACGCAGATCTCAACTATACGTTCCAGCCATAAGCGAGAAAATGATAGTGAAGAGTTTAGAAATTCCTGCAGATTCGATCATTTTCGATCTTGAGGATTCCGTGCCCATGGAACAAAAGGATAGCGCAAGAGAGGTCTTGAGAAAGGCGCTCTCCACATACTCCTGGAAGGGGAAAGAACTCTGTGTACGCATTAATCAGCTGACTACAAAGGACGGATTAAAGGACCTTCTTTACGTATCTGATATCCCCGTGGATACTGTACTTATCCCTAAGGCGGAAGGCTCCCTAAGCTTCATATTTAAGTCAACAGGTAAGAAGGTTGAACCTATCGTCGAAACTCCGAGGGGTTTAGTGGAGATAGAGCACTTAGTACGATCCGATGGAGTTACGGCTATATCTTACGGTGCAGCCGATTTATCCCTTTACACTCAGGGTCAAGTCAAGGGTTATGAGGGAAACATTTACGTCATGACGAGGATAGCCACTACTGCTAGGGCTTACGACGTGGAACCCGTGGACAAAGTATACTTCGACTTAAAGAACTCAGATGGTTTCAAAAACGAGGCCCAGTTGGCTAAATCGCTTGGATTCTCCGGAAAGCAGGTAATACATCCCTCACAGGTAGATCTAGCAAACCAGGTGTTCTCCCCAAGTGGAGAGGAACTCCAATGGTACCAAGAGGTTGTAAAAAACTACGAGATGGCCATGAAGGAGGGTAGAGGAGCCATAAGACTCAGAGATCAGTTGGTGGATCAAGTTCACTACAGAATTGCCAAGAAATTTTTAGAGGACTACAAATCTTAA
- a CDS encoding MBL fold metallo-hydrolase, translating into MIFRQIIAKDGGCITYVFGCTQAGELFVVDPTYETVAEVTKLSELLRMKISYIIETHTHADHISGARRLQSLTGASVYYHEESKVRFSVERVHDSQEIKSGNTKVKVIYTPGHTPDSISLLVYDRRREESWSEPWAVLTGDTLFVGSIGRVDIGGENSEEKLFTSLRRLRELPDYIEVYPAHTSGSVCGFGISGKPISTIGFEKRFNQLFKIDDKETFLNKIAAIKIPKPPEFKENIERNLNGTL; encoded by the coding sequence ATGATATTTAGGCAAATTATAGCTAAAGATGGTGGATGCATTACATATGTGTTTGGATGCACTCAAGCAGGGGAGTTGTTTGTTGTAGATCCTACCTACGAGACGGTTGCTGAAGTCACTAAGCTTTCAGAGTTATTAAGGATGAAGATAAGCTATATCATAGAGACGCATACCCATGCTGACCACATCTCGGGAGCTAGGAGACTTCAGTCTTTAACTGGTGCCAGCGTATACTATCACGAGGAATCTAAGGTTAGGTTCTCTGTAGAGAGAGTACACGACAGTCAGGAGATTAAATCCGGTAATACTAAAGTCAAGGTAATATATACGCCAGGACATACTCCAGATAGCATTTCATTGTTGGTATACGATAGGCGAAGAGAGGAAAGTTGGAGCGAACCTTGGGCAGTTTTAACTGGGGACACACTCTTTGTTGGTTCTATAGGGCGAGTAGATATAGGAGGCGAGAATTCAGAGGAGAAGTTGTTTACCAGTCTCAGGCGATTAAGGGAATTACCAGACTACATAGAGGTTTATCCGGCCCATACCTCTGGCTCGGTATGTGGTTTTGGAATAAGTGGAAAACCAATTTCTACAATCGGATTTGAGAAAAGATTTAATCAATTGTTCAAAATAGATGACAAGGAGACATTTTTGAATAAGATAGCTGCCATAAAAATACCTAAACCTCCAGAATTTAAGGAAAATATAGAACGAAATTTGAATGGGACTCTTTAA
- a CDS encoding TrmB family transcriptional regulator: protein MDSEIRESLLKLGLSDYEAKTMLALMRKCSGTMREISRESGIPYQKIYQVCEGLEEKGLVKVIHGRPKRVKLIDPETSLRIYREKLVENIDRYISVVMRSWKEVKSKEADRSVHVRGNRAVMRLIKKFIDQSNKLDVVYDKPPDWLVKMLERYHGELTFISTTPVSSIKGKVKVVRGLSSKFMIFDDSLAATFSEDEGEMEVILDSCKGCLYQVREHFSLLTSMSE, encoded by the coding sequence ATGGATAGTGAAATACGCGAAAGTCTTCTAAAGTTGGGGCTTTCGGATTACGAGGCCAAAACGATGTTAGCTTTGATGAGAAAATGCAGCGGAACAATGAGAGAAATATCAAGGGAATCGGGAATACCATACCAGAAGATATATCAGGTTTGTGAAGGGCTCGAGGAAAAAGGTCTAGTGAAAGTGATCCATGGAAGACCGAAAAGGGTAAAACTGATCGATCCTGAGACGTCTCTGAGGATTTATAGGGAGAAGTTAGTTGAAAATATAGACAGATATATTTCCGTTGTTATGAGGTCCTGGAAAGAGGTCAAAAGCAAAGAGGCCGATAGGAGCGTTCATGTGAGAGGAAATAGGGCCGTGATGAGGTTGATAAAAAAATTCATAGATCAATCAAATAAACTTGATGTAGTCTATGACAAACCTCCAGACTGGCTAGTTAAGATGCTTGAGAGATATCATGGAGAGCTAACCTTTATCAGTACAACTCCAGTTTCGTCGATTAAGGGCAAAGTGAAGGTAGTGAGAGGGTTAAGTTCTAAGTTCATGATCTTTGACGATTCTTTAGCAGCAACCTTTAGTGAGGATGAAGGAGAAATGGAGGTAATCCTTGATTCGTGTAAGGGATGTCTGTACCAGGTTAGGGAGCATTTTAGTCTTTTAACTTCTATGAGTGAATAA
- a CDS encoding MFS transporter has translation MRSQFLLFTFLVFFTGLFLGILRIVIPVLEREQGLSAEISILIPLVVFGFIKGIFNFLTGKLSDILGRKKLQMAGWVVALLASLILMIWIDPLIVILVTCLLAINQALTWTTSVTSQIDISGKRRAGLATGINEMSGYLGVALGNFLASQVYGMSIFIILGTSLVALFVSLGVMETKTLISDPPKRESYRKITPISVIGLVEKFVDSSFFVVIPTYLLIKGFSLGYVGDLTAVYTLTWSLSQPLFGYLADSFSRVKVVISGLILMSIGFIDFLLSPQFFSFIEGLGMGMIYPNLIALVNDKVGEGSRGKALGYYRLYRDSGYGAAGLLLPLLYIKFGFSDTLLLVGLLQVIFIPFLFDKNQGKPMSITKSPRRESHSS, from the coding sequence ATGAGGAGTCAATTTCTATTATTTACGTTCTTGGTCTTCTTCACGGGATTATTCCTTGGGATCTTAAGGATCGTAATACCCGTCTTAGAAAGAGAGCAAGGGCTATCTGCAGAGATCTCAATTCTCATTCCTCTTGTGGTCTTTGGGTTCATAAAGGGCATCTTTAATTTCTTGACAGGAAAGCTTTCTGATATATTAGGAAGAAAAAAGCTTCAAATGGCTGGTTGGGTCGTGGCTCTCCTGGCTTCTCTAATACTGATGATTTGGATTGACCCCCTTATAGTTATCCTGGTCACCTGTTTATTGGCAATAAATCAGGCGCTGACCTGGACCACCTCTGTAACATCGCAGATAGATATAAGCGGGAAAAGAAGAGCAGGCTTAGCTACTGGGATAAACGAGATGTCTGGCTACTTGGGTGTCGCCTTAGGTAATTTCTTGGCTAGTCAGGTTTACGGCATGAGCATTTTCATAATATTAGGAACTTCGCTTGTGGCTCTCTTTGTTTCTCTGGGAGTCATGGAAACTAAAACATTAATAAGTGACCCCCCAAAAAGGGAGAGCTATAGGAAGATTACTCCGATCAGCGTCATAGGCCTCGTGGAGAAATTCGTTGATTCGTCATTCTTTGTTGTAATACCAACTTATTTATTAATAAAAGGATTTAGCTTAGGTTACGTTGGGGATTTAACCGCTGTATATACACTCACGTGGTCCCTTTCACAGCCTCTCTTTGGGTATTTGGCAGACAGCTTCTCAAGGGTTAAGGTGGTAATCTCGGGTCTAATATTAATGTCCATAGGATTTATCGACTTTCTTCTCTCCCCCCAATTTTTTTCTTTTATTGAGGGTTTAGGCATGGGCATGATATACCCCAACCTCATAGCTTTGGTTAATGATAAAGTAGGCGAGGGATCTAGAGGGAAGGCATTGGGATACTATAGGTTATATAGAGATTCTGGATATGGGGCAGCGGGCTTACTTCTGCCCCTTCTTTACATAAAGTTTGGCTTTTCAGATACTCTCCTCCTTGTGGGTCTTTTGCAGGTGATTTTTATTCCATTCCTCTTTGACAAGAATCAGGGTAAGCCTATGTCGATTACAAAATCTCCTCGGCGAGAATCTCATTCCTCTTGA
- a CDS encoding aminobenzoate oxygenase: MSEIDYYTDPVYPTPNVYPPKWTFDNEKAWQLYRRSKREQWDEEDINWEKIREIASGLDRKQRLAIAYWWSLLSNFDNATPVFAYAVIKGFEHHLDTAVRGILTTITYDENRHNMVCGLAIDSMMKGFPFDFKPQDDLERKAALNVEWTWYNGARYWKAYLDAYKKYTLDVLFTSFMMGEAAATTVFTTMSKNSKLEEFSKAFRNTAVDETRHYAFTHLIMTQGASRMSDEQKALVTKQVRAGFVFLSLITYKPPKEFWKLPPWFEEVNEKMEDIARSAGFHIPELKEKEEAWRTAVIRVGSTLARYGVKMPSFPELGISGEEVEVSEEDFVPIF; encoded by the coding sequence ATGTCTGAGATAGATTACTACACTGATCCAGTTTACCCGACGCCCAACGTTTATCCCCCCAAGTGGACCTTCGATAACGAGAAAGCGTGGCAGTTGTATAGAAGGTCCAAGCGAGAACAGTGGGACGAGGAGGACATTAATTGGGAGAAAATAAGGGAGATAGCCTCGGGTCTCGACCGTAAGCAGAGGTTGGCCATAGCCTATTGGTGGTCCTTGTTATCTAACTTCGATAATGCTACCCCAGTGTTTGCCTACGCCGTAATTAAGGGATTTGAGCATCACCTCGATACTGCCGTAAGGGGTATCCTTACTACCATAACCTACGATGAAAACAGGCATAACATGGTCTGTGGACTTGCAATAGACTCCATGATGAAAGGATTCCCATTCGATTTCAAGCCTCAGGACGACTTGGAGAGGAAGGCAGCCCTGAACGTGGAATGGACGTGGTACAATGGCGCCAGGTATTGGAAAGCCTACCTAGATGCATACAAGAAATACACCCTGGACGTACTGTTTACTTCCTTTATGATGGGGGAGGCCGCGGCTACTACAGTCTTCACTACCATGTCCAAGAATTCGAAATTGGAAGAGTTCTCCAAGGCATTCCGCAATACCGCAGTGGACGAAACCAGGCACTACGCATTCACTCACTTAATAATGACCCAAGGAGCCTCAAGGATGAGTGACGAACAAAAGGCATTGGTCACGAAGCAGGTTAGAGCAGGATTCGTTTTCCTCTCCCTTATCACGTACAAACCTCCTAAGGAGTTCTGGAAATTGCCACCGTGGTTCGAGGAGGTAAACGAAAAAATGGAGGACATAGCTAGAAGCGCAGGATTCCATATCCCAGAACTTAAGGAAAAGGAGGAGGCCTGGAGAACCGCTGTAATCAGGGTCGGATCGACTCTAGCTAGATACGGAGTGAAGATGCCGTCGTTTCCAGAGCTCGGAATTAGCGGTGAGGAAGTCGAGGTTAGTGAGGAAGACTTCGTTCCAATTTTCTAA